The Algoriphagus sanaruensis genome window below encodes:
- the panC gene encoding pantoate--beta-alanine ligase, with the protein MKLVYSPAEWNPLWLNHLRENQKIGFVPTMGALHEGHLDLVRKALETADVTVVSIFVNPTQFNNSTDFEKYPNTLSQDIALLEKYGIDYLFIPDTKTMYQELPKLKIDFGDLEHVLEGKFRPGHFNGVGIVVAKLFNMIRPSIAFFGQKDLQQVAVIKRLVYDLNFPVELITVPTKRELDGLAMSSRNLRLSPTERKQALILINCLRFAKNELLSGKSWRTVKSIVAQKFQDAEGTTLEYFELIQPNTFEIYDEFDSNLTSSICVAAFVGEIRLIDNLPIIG; encoded by the coding sequence GTGAAGCTAGTCTACTCCCCTGCTGAATGGAATCCCCTTTGGCTCAATCATCTTCGTGAAAATCAAAAAATAGGATTTGTCCCAACAATGGGCGCACTTCACGAAGGACATCTTGATCTAGTAAGAAAAGCTCTTGAAACTGCCGATGTCACCGTCGTATCTATTTTTGTAAATCCGACACAATTCAATAACTCCACAGATTTTGAAAAATATCCTAATACCTTAAGTCAGGATATCGCCTTATTGGAAAAATATGGAATAGACTACCTATTTATACCAGACACAAAAACGATGTATCAAGAATTACCGAAGTTAAAAATCGACTTTGGGGATTTGGAACATGTACTTGAAGGCAAATTTAGACCCGGTCATTTTAACGGAGTAGGAATTGTTGTTGCCAAACTTTTCAATATGATCCGACCCTCTATTGCTTTTTTTGGTCAAAAGGATCTCCAGCAAGTGGCAGTTATCAAACGGCTTGTCTATGATCTTAATTTTCCGGTAGAGCTTATTACGGTTCCTACTAAAAGGGAGCTTGATGGATTAGCAATGTCCTCCAGAAACCTCCGCCTAAGCCCCACTGAAAGAAAGCAAGCTTTGATCCTGATTAACTGTTTGAGGTTTGCAAAAAACGAACTACTCTCCGGAAAATCTTGGAGGACTGTAAAATCAATTGTCGCACAAAAGTTTCAAGATGCTGAAGGAACTACATTAGAATATTTTGAATTGATTCAGCCGAATACATTCGAGATATATGATGAGTTCGATTCAAACTTAACCTCCTCAATATGCGTTGCTGCTTTTGTCGGAGAAATCCGTCTGATCGATAATCTTCCGATTATTGGATAA
- a CDS encoding glycogen/starch synthase produces the protein MSKLRILYVASEINPFLQTSEVANFLRSLPQAMQERGMEIRILVPRFGLINERKNRLHEVVRLSGINIAVGDEEKPLIIKVASIPNAKLQVYFIDNEDYFQRKSVFHDKQQRFYEDNDERAIFFCKGVIETVKKLGWAPDVVHCNDWMTSLIPMYLKTTYKNDPLFKDTKTVFAIYNNGFSHTFGDDLLNKVKMVDIDDTILAPLKSKDFEGFIRMGMEYADMVVKGSEVSAELTQLIEDFSKDKKLEISIEEEQQAHEDLYGVYTSLAG, from the coding sequence ATGTCCAAACTACGTATCCTCTACGTTGCTAGTGAAATCAACCCCTTCCTCCAAACCTCAGAAGTAGCCAATTTCCTAAGAAGTCTTCCTCAAGCCATGCAAGAGCGTGGAATGGAGATTCGAATATTGGTTCCTCGATTTGGGTTGATCAATGAGCGAAAAAACCGACTTCATGAAGTAGTAAGACTATCGGGGATTAACATTGCGGTAGGAGATGAAGAAAAGCCATTAATTATCAAAGTGGCCTCAATTCCAAATGCAAAGCTTCAGGTGTATTTTATTGATAATGAAGATTATTTTCAACGAAAGAGCGTCTTTCATGACAAGCAGCAACGCTTCTATGAGGATAATGATGAGCGAGCTATATTTTTCTGCAAAGGAGTTATTGAGACTGTTAAGAAGCTTGGTTGGGCTCCTGATGTTGTGCATTGTAATGATTGGATGACTTCCCTAATTCCAATGTATCTGAAAACAACTTACAAAAATGATCCGCTCTTCAAGGACACCAAAACGGTCTTTGCTATTTATAACAATGGATTTTCTCATACCTTTGGCGACGATTTGTTAAACAAGGTTAAGATGGTGGACATCGATGACACTATTTTAGCACCTTTGAAAAGCAAAGACTTTGAAGGCTTTATTCGTATGGGCATGGAGTATGCCGATATGGTCGTAAAAGGCTCTGAAGTTTCTGCAGAACTTACCCAACTAATTGAGGATTTCTCTAAAGATAAAAAGCTTGAGATCAGTATTGAAGAGGAGCAGCAAGCTCACGAGGACCTATATGGTGTCTATACCAGTCTTGCGGGTTAA
- the panD gene encoding aspartate 1-decarboxylase, translating to MQIQVLKSKIHRVKITQAELHYVGSITIDEDLMDAANLIENEKVQVVNVNNGERLETYVIKGERGSGKVCLNGPAARKAAVGDIVIIISYAGMELEEAKKFKPVLIFPDEKNRII from the coding sequence ATGCAAATTCAAGTACTGAAATCAAAAATTCACCGGGTAAAAATCACCCAGGCTGAACTTCATTATGTCGGCTCTATTACCATTGATGAAGATTTAATGGATGCAGCCAATCTAATTGAAAATGAAAAGGTCCAAGTAGTCAATGTGAATAATGGTGAGCGATTGGAAACCTATGTGATCAAGGGTGAAAGAGGAAGCGGAAAAGTGTGTCTCAATGGACCAGCTGCACGCAAAGCTGCTGTTGGAGATATTGTAATTATTATTTCCTATGCAGGTATGGAACTTGAAGAAGCAAAAAAATTTAAGCCTGTCTTAATTTTCCCTGATGAAAAAAATCGGATTATTTAA
- the glmS gene encoding glutamine--fructose-6-phosphate transaminase (isomerizing) has translation MCGIVAYVGQQEALPIILKGLKRLEYRGYDSAGVALIDQKGLSVYKKKGKVSELERHLEENGNLLSKIGIGHTRWATHGEPNDVNAHPHYSSSERFAMIHNGIIENYEVLKKDLLQKGYVFQSETDTEVFVKFIEDIFVNNNCSLEEALRLALQKVVGAYAIVLINLEEPDTLIAARKGSPLVIGVGEDEFFLASDATPIVEYTNKVVYLDDYEIAVIRDGKLQVKTIENIETSPYIDQLELELEAIEKGGFEHFMLKEIYEQPKSIADCLRGRLDPKSGRLVLGGLRDYMNKFQNAERIIITACGTSWHAGLVAEYLFEEFARVPVEVEYASEFRYRNPVISDKDFVIAISQSGETADTLAAIELAKSKGATIFGVCNVVGSSIPRATHAGSYTHAGPEIGVASTKAFTAQISVLTMMALKLGYQRGTLPESKYILMLHELADIPNKVERALQTNEIVKSIAEQYKDARNMLYLGRGYNFPVALEGALKLKEISYIHAEGYPAAEMKHGPIALIDEEMPVIFIATLDSSYEKVVSNIQEVKARKGKVIAVVTEGDIQVKALADHVIEIPPTNEAFTPLLSVVPLQLLSYHIAVLRGCNVDQPRNLAKSVTVE, from the coding sequence ATGTGTGGAATTGTAGCGTATGTAGGGCAACAAGAGGCTCTACCCATTATTCTAAAAGGACTTAAGCGACTCGAATATCGAGGGTATGATTCAGCCGGGGTCGCATTGATCGATCAAAAAGGTCTTAGTGTTTATAAAAAGAAAGGTAAAGTCTCCGAACTCGAAAGACATTTGGAAGAAAACGGTAATCTCCTTTCAAAAATTGGGATTGGTCATACCAGATGGGCCACCCATGGAGAGCCAAATGACGTCAATGCCCACCCCCATTATTCTTCTTCAGAACGTTTTGCAATGATCCATAATGGAATAATTGAAAACTATGAGGTTCTGAAGAAGGATTTGCTTCAAAAGGGATATGTGTTTCAAAGTGAGACAGACACTGAAGTATTTGTCAAGTTTATTGAGGATATATTCGTAAACAACAACTGTTCACTTGAGGAGGCCTTGAGATTGGCCCTTCAAAAAGTGGTAGGAGCCTATGCGATCGTTTTAATCAATCTTGAAGAGCCAGATACTTTAATTGCAGCTAGAAAAGGATCCCCTTTGGTTATCGGTGTTGGTGAAGATGAATTTTTCCTAGCTTCAGATGCAACTCCTATCGTTGAGTATACCAATAAAGTGGTCTATTTGGATGACTACGAAATTGCTGTAATCCGCGACGGCAAACTTCAGGTAAAAACCATTGAAAATATCGAAACCAGTCCTTATATCGATCAGCTAGAACTTGAACTCGAAGCCATTGAAAAGGGCGGTTTTGAGCATTTCATGCTCAAAGAAATTTATGAGCAACCCAAATCGATAGCGGATTGTCTTCGAGGTAGATTGGATCCGAAGTCTGGAAGATTAGTGCTGGGGGGCTTGCGAGATTACATGAATAAGTTCCAAAATGCAGAGCGGATTATTATTACCGCCTGTGGGACTTCATGGCATGCAGGCTTGGTCGCAGAATACCTGTTTGAGGAATTTGCAAGGGTACCGGTCGAAGTAGAATATGCGAGTGAATTCCGCTATCGGAATCCCGTAATTAGTGACAAAGATTTTGTGATTGCTATTTCACAGTCAGGAGAAACGGCAGATACTTTGGCAGCTATTGAATTAGCGAAATCGAAAGGTGCTACCATTTTTGGTGTGTGTAATGTGGTGGGTTCTTCCATTCCAAGAGCAACACATGCGGGTTCCTACACCCATGCCGGACCTGAAATTGGTGTAGCGTCTACCAAAGCGTTTACCGCTCAGATCTCGGTACTAACGATGATGGCACTTAAGCTTGGCTACCAACGCGGGACACTTCCTGAGAGCAAATATATTTTGATGCTTCATGAATTGGCAGATATTCCCAATAAGGTCGAAAGAGCTCTTCAAACCAATGAAATCGTAAAGTCGATTGCGGAGCAATACAAAGATGCTAGAAATATGTTATACCTAGGTCGAGGATATAATTTCCCTGTGGCCTTGGAAGGAGCATTGAAATTGAAAGAGATCTCCTATATCCATGCTGAAGGTTATCCTGCCGCAGAAATGAAGCATGGTCCTATTGCTCTTATCGATGAGGAAATGCCTGTAATTTTCATTGCTACACTTGACAGCTCCTATGAAAAAGTGGTAAGTAACATTCAAGAAGTAAAAGCGAGAAAAGGAAAGGTGATAGCAGTAGTCACAGAGGGAGATATTCAGGTGAAGGCCTTAGCAGATCATGTGATTGAAATTCCTCCTACTAATGAGGCATTTACGCCGCTGTTATCTGTCGTTCCTCTTCAATTATTATCTTATCATATTGCTGTATTGAGGGGTTGCAATGTGGATCAGCCAAGAAATTTAGCGAAGTCGGTTACGGTGGAATAA
- a CDS encoding DUF4270 family protein, with protein sequence MGLELAPDNNQIGVFYEEFVLDAEMVLVDSLTSSTNPVSRGVLVVGHETDPFFGTTEATTYSRLFIDVSADRPLSEAILDSMFFALDVIAVNGEDLTAPKTYSVHKLIEPILDTVYYTSDKVDFELDPFAKGEVVFDEVKDTIVNLSVKPEFSEELFSYMKRGPEFDNLLSFRRLYPGVAIKATDGDQTTLGLQQGVNTGLMVYYHYPEDTVSTLYRLSTGSSRAFVGIESDRTGTPTEAITQANLSYDVGSKVGMKAGLGMALKIDTSPIDQFLDTLQGINFNQVLFEIGEVDAIPEGQNAMFSYYIYFTDQRNKFIRRDLDNNPLTLQLTGQPQTELDGDDNTILPVRAPAQSIFSETSKKYSVDISSYLNAIFRGELTRTDWLLYGGLVTTASQDDDFKKSLRQFVVNKDKIKIKVIYSKRR encoded by the coding sequence GTGGGTCTGGAATTAGCACCTGATAACAATCAAATCGGGGTGTTTTACGAGGAATTTGTGCTAGACGCAGAAATGGTTTTGGTAGATTCTCTAACTTCTTCTACTAACCCTGTTTCTAGGGGAGTTTTGGTAGTTGGTCATGAAACCGATCCTTTCTTTGGGACAACTGAGGCCACTACCTATTCGAGGCTATTTATAGATGTATCTGCTGATCGCCCATTAAGCGAAGCAATTCTTGATAGTATGTTTTTCGCGTTGGACGTGATAGCCGTTAATGGTGAAGATCTTACTGCACCAAAAACTTACTCGGTGCATAAATTGATCGAACCTATTTTGGATACTGTTTATTATACCTCTGATAAAGTAGATTTTGAACTTGATCCTTTTGCGAAAGGAGAGGTTGTTTTCGATGAAGTTAAGGATACCATTGTAAATCTTTCTGTCAAACCTGAATTCTCTGAAGAGCTATTTAGCTATATGAAGAGGGGGCCTGAATTTGATAATCTATTGTCTTTCAGAAGACTCTACCCTGGTGTGGCCATCAAAGCAACAGATGGAGACCAGACCACCTTAGGATTACAACAAGGAGTAAATACTGGCTTAATGGTTTACTACCATTATCCAGAAGATACTGTATCCACTTTATACCGGTTGTCAACTGGCTCAAGCCGTGCCTTTGTTGGGATAGAAAGCGATCGAACCGGAACTCCAACTGAAGCGATTACCCAAGCGAATCTATCGTATGATGTTGGCTCAAAAGTAGGAATGAAGGCTGGTCTTGGAATGGCTTTAAAAATTGATACATCTCCGATTGATCAATTTTTGGATACGCTACAAGGAATTAATTTCAATCAAGTATTATTTGAAATTGGAGAAGTGGATGCTATTCCTGAGGGTCAAAATGCCATGTTTTCTTATTACATCTATTTTACTGATCAACGAAATAAATTCATAAGGAGAGATTTGGATAACAATCCGCTAACCTTACAATTAACAGGGCAGCCACAAACCGAATTGGATGGGGATGATAATACTATCTTGCCGGTGAGAGCACCTGCTCAGTCTATTTTCTCTGAGACTAGCAAAAAATATTCGGTAGATATCTCTTCGTATTTAAATGCAATTTTTAGAGGAGAATTAACTCGAACAGATTGGTTGTTGTATGGAGGCTTGGTTACAACGGCCTCTCAAGATGATGATTTTAAAAAGTCATTGAGGCAATTTGTGGTCAACAAAGATAAAATCAAGATAAAAGTGATTTATTCCAAAAGAAGATAG
- a CDS encoding lysylphosphatidylglycerol synthase transmembrane domain-containing protein, with amino-acid sequence MTISKIKNLIQLALSLGIAGWIFWYLYKDIEVSSLWSQLKSSNWIWIEASLSIAWLGFWIRGWRWSLLIQDPTGSKVSANRAYHAAMVGYLANLMIPRAGELVRCGMLSKTNGKPVGHLIGTVLVERSIDLLFLIGTIILAFLVENQLFTSLASQLIDIPSLLIKLNRHWPTVLAGLTVFGLILYYFFSKFRNHGLVAKLKAFARQMLSGIKSIQSLRQPKGFWLSSLTIWIFYFLTMATVAFGIPSTANLTYGEVLLVMVMGSIGMVAPVQGGIGTFHALVAYILIQFGVIETDAKIFAAIIHGTQVLLVLITGLYSWIYLLRVQTKTT; translated from the coding sequence ATGACCATATCCAAAATTAAAAATCTGATCCAGCTGGCTTTATCCTTAGGGATAGCAGGCTGGATTTTTTGGTATTTATACAAGGATATAGAGGTCTCATCCCTATGGTCTCAACTGAAATCCAGTAATTGGATCTGGATTGAGGCATCTCTTTCCATTGCTTGGCTAGGCTTTTGGATAAGAGGATGGAGGTGGTCACTTTTGATTCAAGACCCTACTGGAAGTAAAGTCTCCGCAAACAGGGCGTACCATGCAGCAATGGTTGGATACTTAGCCAACTTAATGATTCCTAGAGCAGGTGAACTAGTTCGCTGTGGGATGTTATCCAAAACGAATGGCAAACCTGTTGGCCATTTAATCGGAACTGTTTTGGTAGAGCGAAGTATAGATTTGCTCTTCCTGATTGGAACTATCATTTTGGCATTCTTGGTCGAAAACCAACTTTTTACATCCTTGGCATCTCAACTTATCGACATTCCTAGTCTACTAATTAAGCTTAACCGCCATTGGCCTACTGTACTTGCAGGTTTGACTGTCTTTGGATTAATCCTGTATTACTTCTTTTCCAAGTTTCGAAATCATGGTCTAGTAGCCAAGCTTAAAGCTTTTGCAAGACAAATGCTTTCAGGAATAAAATCTATCCAGTCCCTGAGACAACCAAAGGGCTTTTGGCTCAGTTCTTTGACCATTTGGATTTTTTACTTTCTTACTATGGCGACTGTTGCCTTTGGAATTCCGAGCACTGCCAATTTGACTTATGGAGAAGTACTTTTAGTGATGGTGATGGGTAGTATTGGCATGGTTGCACCGGTTCAAGGGGGTATTGGAACCTTTCATGCCCTAGTGGCTTACATTTTGATTCAGTTTGGAGTAATTGAAACTGATGCAAAAATATTTGCAGCCATCATTCATGGTACTCAAGTTTTGCTAGTTTTGATCACTGGACTTTACAGCTGGATCTACCTGTTGAGAGTTCAAACCAAAACAACCTAA